Genomic segment of Paenibacillaceae bacterium GAS479:
GCCGGAGTATACCGAGCTGATTTCTTGACGGCTGTTCGCATGCATTTGAAGAATACGACCGACCCGCTCGCGCTTGCCCTTCGTTGCGTTGACAACGTAAGAACCGGAGTTCAGTACGCCGGAGTAAACGCGGAAGAAGGTCAATTTGCCGACATACGGATCCGTCATGATTTTGAATGCGAGAGCCGAGAACGGCGCGTCGTCGGAAGACTCGCGGGTCGTCTCCGTGCCATCTTCAAGGGTACCCTTGATAGCTGGAACGTCGATTGGAGCCGGCAGGTAGTCAACAACTGCATCCAACATCATTTGTACACCTTTATTGCGGTACGAGGAGCCAGCGATAACTGGGAAGATCTTGACTTCGATAACGCCTTTGCGGAGCGCTGCCTTCAGTTCTGGAATGGAAATTTCTTCGCCTTCCAGATACTTCATCATGAGTTCTTCATCCAGTTCGGCCACTTTCTCGACCAGTTCTGCACGCAGCTCTTCGACTTGGTCGGCCAGCTCAGCAGGAATTTCGACTTGCTCAGGATCTTTCCCGAGGTCGTCTTTGTACTTGTAGGCAACACGTTCAACGAGGTCGATTACGCCGAGGAAATCACTTTCCGCGCCGATCGGCAGTTGAATCGCAACAGCATTAGCTTGCAGACGATCACGCATGTCTTTGATGACATTCAGGAAGTCCGCACCGATAATGTCCATTTTGTTGATGTAAGCAATCCGTGGAACGTTGTAGCGGTCAGCCTGACGCCATACGGTTTCGGACTGTGGCTCTACGCCTTCCTTCGCACTGAAAACACCAACTGCCCCGTCCAATACGCGCAGGGAACGTTCAACTTCAACGGTGAAGTCAACGTGTCCCGGGGTGTCGATGATATTAATGCGGTTGCCCTTCCACTGAGCCGTCGTAGCAGCAGACGTGATCGTAATCCCGCGCTCCTGCTCTTGCTCCATCCAGTCCATCGTCGCTGCACCTTCGTGCACTTCGCCGATTTTGTGAGTACGGCCTGTATAGAACAGGATCCGTTCAGTAGTGGTGGTTTTACCCGCATCGATATGCGCCATAATCCCGATATTACGCGTATTTGCCAAGGAGAACTCTCTTACCATTGGAATGTCTCCCTTCAAATTGTACTGCTAGAATCCTACCAGCGGTAGTGAGCGAATGCTTTGTTGGCTTCCGCCATTTTGTGCGTGTCTTCACGTTTTTTAACGGAAGCACCCGTGTTGTTGGAAGCGTCGAGGATTTCAGCAGCCAGACGCTCTTCCATCGTTTTCTCCCCGCGGTTACGCGAGTAGTTCACGAGCCAACGGAGAGCAAGCGCTGTACGGCGCTCAGGTTTAACTTCGATTGGAACCTGGTAGTTGGAGCCGCCTACACGGCGAGCTTTAACTTCCAGTACAGGCATGATGTTCTTCAGGGCTGCTTCGAAAACTTCCATAGGTTCTTTGCCGGAACGTTCTTGGATCAGCTTGAAGGCATCATACAACAGTGTTGCAGCAACACCGCGTTTACCGTCGATCATAATACGGTTGATCAGACGAGTAACCAGTTTGCTGTTGTACAGTGGATCTGGCAAAACATCGCGTTTTGTTACAGGACCTTTGCGTGGCATTTGAGCAAGTCCCCCTTTCTCTCATTATGTGATAGTAGGAAAAATCTTATTTTTTAACTTTAGGACGCTTCGCGCCGTATTTGGAGCGAGCTTGTTTACGGTTGTTAACACCAGCCGTATCCAGTGCGCCGCGAACGATATGATAGCGAACACCTGGAAGGTCTTTTACACGTCCGCCGCGAATCAGCACGACGCTGTGTTCTTGGAGGTTGTGTCCGATACCCGGAATGTAAGCTGTAACCTCTACTTTGTTCGTCAGACGAACACGAGCATACTTACGAAGCGCGGAGTTCGGTTTTTTCGGAGTCATTGTACCTACACGGGTGCAAACACCACGTTTTTGAGGAGCGCTGATTTCCGTAGCCTCACGTTTCAGGGCGTTGAAACCCCGTTGCAGTGCTGGCGATTTGGACTTGACCACTTTAGCTTGGCGGCCTTTGCGGACCAGTTGGTTGATAGTTGGCATGTCGGTTGCCACCCCCTTCCCATAATTCATGAAGCGCTGAACTGCAATCTGCTCGTTATTTAAGCCCACAGGTCCAGGCGGTTCATCTTTGGACAAACAAAAGTTCTTGCCTGCGCATGGAGGATAAAAATCAACCCTGCCGGCAAAAACATCGTTCCTACTCTTCATCGCTAACGACTGCAGCCATCGCAGCACCAACGTCTATCCCGCATTCCATGCCGAGATCCGCCATGCTTTCGAACCATGTGATAGGTATACTGTCCCTCTCGCTAATCGCGACAATGCCGCGTGTCAACTTAGGATCAGCATCCTTGGCTACATAAACTTGAATCGCCTTGCGGGATTCAACTGCTTTTGTCGTTTGCTTCGTGCCAATCTTGTAAGCCACGGGATTCACCATCCTCATACAAGCACAAGAATCCACTCACAGGCACACTTCGATATAGTAGCACTAGTTGAATGGGCATGTCAAGAAAGACTTAGCCATTCTCTTAGTCTTCCTATTCGATCTTCACAGCAGCACCAGCTGGCCGGCGAACCGGACAGCTGGTGCTGGGAAGATACGTTCGGGACCTTAGTCCCTGTAAGGTTTAGGACTCTACCGGCACGGATTCGCTAGCTTCAGCCTTTACCGTTTCGATTTCGTCCTCCTGGCCGACAAAGCGGATGCTGCGGTAACGGTTCATGCCCGTACCTGCTGGGATCAGCTTGCCAATGATAACATTCTCCTTCAGACCGAGCAGCTGATCGACCTTGCCTTTGATGGCTGCGTCGGTAAGGACGCGAGTCGTCTCCTGGAAGGAGGCTGCAGAGAGGAAGGAATCCGTCTCCAGGGATGCCTTGGTAATACCGAGCAGTACCGGTTTGGCAACTGCAGGCTCGCGGCCGGACAGAAGAACCTCACGGTTAGCTGCTTCGTATTCATGCACGTCGACGAATGCGCCAGGCAACAGCTTCGTGTCTCCCGCATCGACGATACGGATTTTGCGAAGCATCTGCTTGATCATGACTTCGACGTGTTTATCGTTAATTTCTACGCCCTGGTTACGGTATACGCGTTGAACTTCCTGCAGGATATAGTTTTGTACCCCGCGGATGCCCTTAATGCGCAGCATGTCTTTCGGATCGATCGATCCGTCCGTCAGCTCGTCGCCAGCTTCCAGCTGTTGCCCTTCGGTAACACGAATACGGGAACCGTAGCTGACCGGATAAACTTTGGACTCAGCTTCGCCCTGTACTTCGATTTCACGGCGATCCTTCGTCTCGCGAATGCTCTTCACGACGCCGTCGAGTTCCGTGATGATCGCTTGGCCTTTAGGATTCCGAGCCTCGAACAGCTCCTGAATACGCGGCAGACCTTGCGTGATGTCATCACCGGCAACACCGCCGGTATGGAATGTACGCATCGTCAGCTGTGTTCCTGGCTCACCGATCGATTGAGCAGCAATAATGCCGACTGCTTCGCCAATCTCAACATGTTTGCCAGTTGCCAGGTTGCGGCCGTAGCAGATTTTGCAGACGCCATGACGGGCACGGCAGCTCAGTACAGAGCGAATCTGCAGCTTCTCGATGCCTGCGTTCACGATAGCATCAGCTTTGGTCGCGTCGATCAGATCTCCGCGGCCAACGATGATCTCGCCAGTTGCCGGATTGCGCAACGTTTCGAAGGAATAACGACCTTCGATACGGTCGAACAGATCCTCGATAACTTCCTTGCCGTCTTGGATCTTGGAAACGGTAATACCTTTGTCCGTACCGCAATCGTCCTCGCGGACGATAACATCCTGTGCGACGTCAACGAGACGACGAGTCAGGTAACCGGAGTCAGCTGTACGAAGAGCCGTATCGGCAAGACCTTTACGCGCTCCGTGAGTCGAGATGTAATACTCGAGTACCGTAAGGCCTTCGCGGAAGTTCGACTTGATCGGGAGCTCGATGATCCGACCGGATGGATTCGCCATCAGACCCCGCATACCGCCCAGCTGGGTGATCTGCGATTTGTTACCCCGCGCTTTGGAATCGACCATGAGCATGATGGAGTTGTAACGATCCATCGACTTCATGAGGATTTCCGTAATCTGATCTTTCGTTTTGCTCCAGATCTCGATAACGCGGTCATAGCGCTCTTCGTTCGTAATCAGACCACGACGGTACTGATTCGTAACGATTTTGACCTTCTCGTCGGATTCTTTGAGGATTTCCACTTTTTCTGGCGGTACGATAACGTCGGAAACGGCAACCGTAATACCCGCACGAGTCGAATAAGTGAAGCCCAGCTCTTTGATCTTGTCGAGAATGACCGAGGTGCGCGTCGTGTGGTAAAGACGGAAGCATTCAGCAATCAGAAGACCGAGGTATTCCTTGCCAACTGCGCCCATCTGCGGAACGTTATCCAAGAAGGAATTCAGGTCCGCACCTTTTTCGTATACGAAATATTTGTCCGGTGTTCCATCCATCAGATTGGTCTTAGTAGCCTCATTGATGTAAGGGAACGAGCTCGGGAAGATTTCGTTGAAAATTACTTTGCCGACGGTCGTCGAAATGAGCGAGCGGTTCTGCTCTTCCGTGAAGTCGTCTTTCTTGAGCACTTTCGCCGGAATGAAGATCCGAGCATGCAGCGACACGATACCACGCTGGTAAGCCGAGATCGCCTCGTTGACCGAGCCGAACACAGAGCCAGAGCCCATAGCTTCCTTGTTGTCCATCGTCAGATAGAAGGAGCCGAGGACCATATCCTGCGAAGGCGTTACAACAGGTTTGCCGTCCTTAGGGTTAAGGATGTTGCCTGCGGCAAGCATGAGCAAGCGAGCTTCTGCTTGCGCCTCTGCGGACAGCGGTACGTGAACAGCCATTTGGTCTCCGTCAAAGTCAGCGTTGTAAGCTGTACAAACAAGCGGATGCAGCTTAATTGCTTTACCTTCAACGAGGATTGGCTCGAATGCTTGAATACCGAGACGGTGAAGCGTAGGGGCACGGTTCAACAGAACCGGATGCTCCTTAATGACTTCTTCAAGGACATCCCATACTTCTGCACTTACGCGCTCGACTTTACGCTTCGCACTCTTAATGTTATGGGCAAGGCCCTTGTTAACCAGTTCTTTCATGACAAACGGTTTGAAGAGCTCTAGCGCCATTTCTTTTGGCAGGCCGCACTGATACATCTTCAGGTTCGGACCTACAACGATTACGGAACGGCCGGAGTAGTCAACCCGTTTGCCGAGCAGATTCTGCCGGAAACGACCTTGTTTACCCTTCAGCATATGGCTGAGGGATTTCAATGGACGGTTGCCTGGGCCCGTTACAGGGCGGCCACGACGACCGTTATCGATCAAGGCGTCAACAGCTTCCTGCAGCATCCGCTTTTCGTTTTGCACGATGATGTCAGGTGCGCCAAGGTCAAGCAGGCGCTTCAGACGGTTATTACGGTTGATAACGCGACGGTACAGGTCATTAAGGTCAGACGTAGCGAAACGTCCGCCGTCCAGCTGTACCATTGGACGAAGCTCTGGAGGAATGACCGGAAGCACGTCAAGAATCATCCAGTCTGGCTTGTTACCAGAGTGGCGGAATGCCTCGATGACCTCAAGGCGCTTGATCGCACGGTTACGGCGTTGGCCTTGGGCCGTACGCAGTTCTTCCTTAAGCTGTTCAAGCTCACGCTCCACATCGATGTCCTGAAGCAGTCTTTTGACCGCCTCAGCACCCATGCCGGCATGGAAGCCGTAGCCGTATTTCTCACGATAGCTACGGTATTCCTTCTCAGAGAGAAGTTGTTTCTTCTCGAGCGGCGTATCACCAGGATCAGTAACAACGTAGCTCGCAAAGTAGATGATTTCCTCAAGGGAACGGGGCGACATATCAAGCGCCAGCCCCATCCGGCTTGGGATACCTTTGAAGTACCAGATATGGGATACCGGAGCGGCGAGCTCAATATGGCCCATCCGCTCACGGCGTACTTTAGCGCGAGTAACTTCAACGCCACAACGGTCGCAGACTACGCCTTTGTAACGAACGCGCTTATACTTGCCGCAATGGCATTCCCAGTCCTTAGTAGGACCAAAGATCTTCTCGCAGAAGAGTCCTTCTTTCTCTGGCTTGAGTGTCCTATAGTTAATGGTCTCCGGCTTCTTGACTTCTCCGCGGGACCAAGAGCGAATCTTCTCCGGCGATGCAAGGCCGATCTTCATGTACTCGAAGTTGTTCACGTCCAACAAGGAGCAACCCTCCTTAGTTCAAGTATGACTTATTCAGCGCCTGCTTCGGCGCCTTCAAGGTTAAGGTTCAGCTTATCGCCTGTGCCTTCGTCCTCGTCATCGATTTCCTTCATCTCGATCTCGTTCTCGTCCGCGTTGAGAATCTTCACGTCCATGCCGAGTGACTGCAGCTCCTTGATCAAAACCTTGAACGATTCCGGAACGCCTGGCTCCGGCACGTTCTCGCCCTTCACGATAGATTCGTACGTTTTCACCCGGCCGACAACATCGTCAGACTTGACCGTAAGAATCTCTTGCAAGGTGTAAGCCGCGCCATAAGCTTCAAGCGCCCATACCTCCATCTCCCCGAAACGTTGGCCGCCGAATTGGGCCTTGCCGCCGAGTGGCTGCTGCGTAACGAGAGAGTAAGGACCAGTGGAGCGAGCATGAATCTTGTCGTCGACCATGTGCGCCAGCTTGATCATATACATAACGCCAACCGTAACTTCGCGCTCGAAGCATTCGCCAGTACGGCCGTCGTACAGCACAGTCTTACCATTACGTTGAATTCCAGCCTCTTCCATCGCATCAAATACATCGTACTCACGCGCTCCGTCGAATACCGGTGTAGCAGCATGAATACCGAGGCGTTTGCACGCTAGGCCAAGGTGAACTTCAAGAACCTGACCGATGTTCATCCGGGAAGGTACGCCCAGCGGGTTAAGAACAACCTCAACTGGCGTTCCATCCGGCATGAAAGGCATATCTTCTTCCGGCAGGATGCGCGCGATGACACCTTTGTTACCGTGGCGTCCGGCCATCTTGTCACCTTCAGAGATTTTACGCTTCTGAGCGATGTAGGCACGTACTAGTTGGTTCACGCCAGGAGGCAGCTCGTCGCCGTTCTCGCGGGTGAAGACTTTGACGTCAACAACAATGCCGTCAGTACCATGCGGTACGCGCAGGCTTGTGTCGCGAACTTCGCGAGCCTTCTCACCGAAGATTGCATGCAGCAGACGCTCTTCCGCCGTCAGCTCCGTCACGCCCTTAGGTGTAACTTTGCCGACGAGGATGTCTCCTGCGCTGATTTCAGCACCGACGCGGATAATACCACGCTCGTCGAGATTTTTCAGCGCATCTTCGCCTACGTTCGGGATGTCGCGAGTAATCTCTTCTGGTCCAAGCTTCGTATCACGGGCTTCGGACTCATATTCTTCAATGTGGATGGACGTGTACACGTCTTCCTTCACGAGCTTTTCGCTGAGCAGGATAGCATCCTCATAGTTGTAGCCTTCCCATGTCATGAACGCGACGACGACGTTACGTCCCAAAGCAAGTTCGCCCTGCTCCGTGGACGGGCCGTCAGCTAGGATGTCGCCTTTCTTGACAATATCACCTTTACGGGCGAGCGGACGTTGGTTGATGCAAGTACCTTGGTTAGAACGAGTGAACTTATGAAGCTTGTGCTTCACCAGATCGCCATTCACCGGCTTGCCGTCCACGGTTTCGACGCGACGCACCCAGATTTCGTTGGAGGATACGCGCTCGATGACACCATCATGCTTGGAAACGATACAAACACCAGAGTCCTTAGCAGACTTATGCTCCATGCCTGTGCCGACAAGCGGCGCCTTCGGAATGAGCAATGGAACAGCTTGCCGCTGCATGTTGGATCCCATAAGCGCACGGTTGGAGTCATCGTTCTCGAGGAACGGAATGAGCGCCGTTGCGACGGATACAACCTGCTTCGGCGATACGTCCATGTAGTCGACGCGCTCGGTTGGCATAGTCAGGATGTTGTCAGCCTGTTTGTTGTAACGAACGACAACTTGATCGTCGACAAACTTGCTTTCCTCCGACAAGAGCGCGTTTGCTTGCGCGATGACATAGTTATCTTCTTCATCGGCAGTCAAATACGCGATTTGCTCGGTGACAATAGCTGTCTTAGGATCTACCCAGCGGTACGGAGTCTCAATGAAGCCGTACTCGTTGATGCGGGCAAAGCTGGACAAGGAGTTGATCAAACCGATGTTCGGTCCCTCCGGCGTCTCGATTGGACACATACGGCCATAGTGAGAGTGATGGACGTCACGGACTTCCATGCCGGCGCGCTCACGCGTCAAACCACCAGGTCCGAGTGCTGAAAGACGACGTTTGTGCGTAAGCTCAGCAAGTGGGTTCGTCTGATCCATGAACTGGGACAGCTGGGAAGAGCCGAAAAACTCCTTAATCGATGCGATGACCGGACGAATGTTGATCAATGCTTGTGGCGTGATCGCATTGGCGTCCTGGATCGACATCCTCTCACGTACGACACGCTCCATACGGGAGAGGCCGATACGGAACTGGTTCTGCAACAGCTCACCAACAGAGCGAAGACGACGGTTACCGAGATGGTCGATATCGTCCGTGCTACCTACCCCATGCAACAAGTTGATGAAGTAGTTGATCGACGCAATGATATCCGCAGGCGTAACATGCTTAACGGATTTGTCGATAACATCGTTGGAAATTACTTTGATAATTTTCCCATCTTCGTTAGGAGCGAATACACTGATCGTCTGAAGTGGGATACTACTTGCATCCATCACTCCACCCGCCACATGATGAATCTTACTGTTCAGCTTATCTTCCAGATGCGGAAGCAGATCGTCCAGCAAACGACGGTCGATCATTTGGCCAGCCTCAGCAAGAATTTCACCCGTATTCGTATCCACCAGCGTTTCAGCGAGACGTTGGTTGAACAGACGGTTTTTGATGTGAAGCTTTTTATTGATTTTATACCGGCCTACATTGGCCAGATCATAACGTTTCGGGTCGAAGAAACGAGCCACAAGCAGACTTTTCGCATTGTCCAAAGTCGGCGGCTCACCCGGACGAAGACGCTCATAGATTTCGATCAGAGCTTTCTCTGTCGAGTCCGTGTTGTCTTTGTCCAGCGTGTTCTTGATATACTCGTCCTGTCCGAGCAAGTCCAAAATTTCGGCATCTGTTCCGAAGCCGAGCGCGCGAAGAAGTACCGTTACCGGAATCTTCCGGGTACGGTCGATACGCACGTAGATAATGTCCTTAGCGTCGGTTTCCAGCTCCAGCCATGCACCACGGTTTGGAATAACCGTAGCCGTGTAGTTACGCTTGCCGTTTTTGTCGACTTTCGTGCTGAAGTACACGCTGGGTGAGCGTACCAATTGGCTGACGATGACGCGTTCTGCACCATTAATAATGAAGGTGCCCGTATCCGTCATCAGCGGAAAATCGCCCATGAACACTTCCTGTTCCTTGACCTCGCCAGTTTCCTTGTTAAGGAGCCTTACCTTAACGCGCAGCGGCGCGGCATACGTAACGTCGCGTTCTTTTGACTCATCAACCGAATACTTCGGCTCTCCGAGACTGTAATCGATAAATTCCAACGAAAGATTTCCCGTGAAGTCCTGAATTGGCGAAATATCCTGGAACAATTCCAGAAGATCGCTCTCCAGAAACTTCCCGTAAGACTTTTGTTGGATTTCAATCAAGTTCGGAACCTCGAGCACTTCGTGAATCCGGTTATAGCTCCTACGCGTGCGTCGACCATACTGAACAAGTTGTCCTGCCAACTTAACCTCACCCCTCATGTCTGCTTCTCAGCTTGATAAGCGCACTCATACCTAGACCGCACAGCCCGTTTCCACAGGCCGTTCCTTAAAAACACGGATCGCTGTGGCAAATAAAGAAAAGCCCTTATCGAATAGGGTTCGAAAAAAGAGCATGCTTCCGGCCTGAAACCTCGGCCTCTCCACAGATGAGCCACCGTGAGAGAGACGGTCTCCTATCATGTAATTTTGCCCAAAATC
This window contains:
- a CDS encoding SSU ribosomal protein S7P; its protein translation is MPRKGPVTKRDVLPDPLYNSKLVTRLINRIMIDGKRGVAATLLYDAFKLIQERSGKEPMEVFEAALKNIMPVLEVKARRVGGSNYQVPIEVKPERRTALALRWLVNYSRNRGEKTMEERLAAEILDASNNTGASVKKREDTHKMAEANKAFAHYRW
- a CDS encoding translation elongation factor 2 (EF-2/EF-G) — its product is MVREFSLANTRNIGIMAHIDAGKTTTTERILFYTGRTHKIGEVHEGAATMDWMEQEQERGITITSAATTAQWKGNRINIIDTPGHVDFTVEVERSLRVLDGAVGVFSAKEGVEPQSETVWRQADRYNVPRIAYINKMDIIGADFLNVIKDMRDRLQANAVAIQLPIGAESDFLGVIDLVERVAYKYKDDLGKDPEQVEIPAELADQVEELRAELVEKVAELDEELMMKYLEGEEISIPELKAALRKGVIEVKIFPVIAGSSYRNKGVQMMLDAVVDYLPAPIDVPAIKGTLEDGTETTRESSDDAPFSALAFKIMTDPYVGKLTFFRVYSGVLNSGSYVVNATKGKRERVGRILQMHANSRQEISSVYSGDIAAAVGLKDTTTGDTLCDEKSPVILESMNFPEPVIQLAVEPKTKADQDKMGIALQKLSEEDPTFRAHTDEETGQTIIAGMGELHLEILVDRMLREFKVETNVGKPQVAYRETFRQAAKVEGKFVRQSGGRGQYGHVWVEFSPLEPGSGFVFENKVVGGSVPREFIGPAQAGIEESMKNGVLAGFPLVDIKATIFDGSYHDVDSSEMAFKIAGSMALKAAKDKCKPVILEPIMKVEVTAPEEYMGDVMGMLNSRRGRIEGMDSRAGAQIIRAKVPLAEMFGYSTTLRSGTQGRGVFSMELSHYEEVPKSIQEEIVSKNKSE
- a CDS encoding DNA-directed RNA polymerase subunit beta', with the translated sequence MLDVNNFEYMKIGLASPEKIRSWSRGEVKKPETINYRTLKPEKEGLFCEKIFGPTKDWECHCGKYKRVRYKGVVCDRCGVEVTRAKVRRERMGHIELAAPVSHIWYFKGIPSRMGLALDMSPRSLEEIIYFASYVVTDPGDTPLEKKQLLSEKEYRSYREKYGYGFHAGMGAEAVKRLLQDIDVERELEQLKEELRTAQGQRRNRAIKRLEVIEAFRHSGNKPDWMILDVLPVIPPELRPMVQLDGGRFATSDLNDLYRRVINRNNRLKRLLDLGAPDIIVQNEKRMLQEAVDALIDNGRRGRPVTGPGNRPLKSLSHMLKGKQGRFRQNLLGKRVDYSGRSVIVVGPNLKMYQCGLPKEMALELFKPFVMKELVNKGLAHNIKSAKRKVERVSAEVWDVLEEVIKEHPVLLNRAPTLHRLGIQAFEPILVEGKAIKLHPLVCTAYNADFDGDQMAVHVPLSAEAQAEARLLMLAAGNILNPKDGKPVVTPSQDMVLGSFYLTMDNKEAMGSGSVFGSVNEAISAYQRGIVSLHARIFIPAKVLKKDDFTEEQNRSLISTTVGKVIFNEIFPSSFPYINEATKTNLMDGTPDKYFVYEKGADLNSFLDNVPQMGAVGKEYLGLLIAECFRLYHTTRTSVILDKIKELGFTYSTRAGITVAVSDVIVPPEKVEILKESDEKVKIVTNQYRRGLITNEERYDRVIEIWSKTKDQITEILMKSMDRYNSIMLMVDSKARGNKSQITQLGGMRGLMANPSGRIIELPIKSNFREGLTVLEYYISTHGARKGLADTALRTADSGYLTRRLVDVAQDVIVREDDCGTDKGITVSKIQDGKEVIEDLFDRIEGRYSFETLRNPATGEIIVGRGDLIDATKADAIVNAGIEKLQIRSVLSCRARHGVCKICYGRNLATGKHVEIGEAVGIIAAQSIGEPGTQLTMRTFHTGGVAGDDITQGLPRIQELFEARNPKGQAIITELDGVVKSIRETKDRREIEVQGEAESKVYPVSYGSRIRVTEGQQLEAGDELTDGSIDPKDMLRIKGIRGVQNYILQEVQRVYRNQGVEINDKHVEVMIKQMLRKIRIVDAGDTKLLPGAFVDVHEYEAANREVLLSGREPAVAKPVLLGITKASLETDSFLSAASFQETTRVLTDAAIKGKVDQLLGLKENVIIGKLIPAGTGMNRYRSIRFVGQEDEIETVKAEASESVPVES
- a CDS encoding LSU ribosomal protein L7AE, with the protein product MAYKIGTKQTTKAVESRKAIQVYVAKDADPKLTRGIVAISERDSIPITWFESMADLGMECGIDVGAAMAAVVSDEE
- a CDS encoding ribosomal protein S12, whose product is MLRWLQSLAMKSRNDVFAGRVDFYPPCAGKNFCLSKDEPPGPVGLNNEQIAVQRFMNYGKGVATDMPTINQLVRKGRQAKVVKSKSPALQRGFNALKREATEISAPQKRGVCTRVGTMTPKKPNSALRKYARVRLTNKVEVTAYIPGIGHNLQEHSVVLIRGGRVKDLPGVRYHIVRGALDTAGVNNRKQARSKYGAKRPKVKK
- a CDS encoding DNA-directed RNA polymerase subunit beta, whose amino-acid sequence is MRGEVKLAGQLVQYGRRTRRSYNRIHEVLEVPNLIEIQQKSYGKFLESDLLELFQDISPIQDFTGNLSLEFIDYSLGEPKYSVDESKERDVTYAAPLRVKVRLLNKETGEVKEQEVFMGDFPLMTDTGTFIINGAERVIVSQLVRSPSVYFSTKVDKNGKRNYTATVIPNRGAWLELETDAKDIIYVRIDRTRKIPVTVLLRALGFGTDAEILDLLGQDEYIKNTLDKDNTDSTEKALIEIYERLRPGEPPTLDNAKSLLVARFFDPKRYDLANVGRYKINKKLHIKNRLFNQRLAETLVDTNTGEILAEAGQMIDRRLLDDLLPHLEDKLNSKIHHVAGGVMDASSIPLQTISVFAPNEDGKIIKVISNDVIDKSVKHVTPADIIASINYFINLLHGVGSTDDIDHLGNRRLRSVGELLQNQFRIGLSRMERVVRERMSIQDANAITPQALINIRPVIASIKEFFGSSQLSQFMDQTNPLAELTHKRRLSALGPGGLTRERAGMEVRDVHHSHYGRMCPIETPEGPNIGLINSLSSFARINEYGFIETPYRWVDPKTAIVTEQIAYLTADEEDNYVIAQANALLSEESKFVDDQVVVRYNKQADNILTMPTERVDYMDVSPKQVVSVATALIPFLENDDSNRALMGSNMQRQAVPLLIPKAPLVGTGMEHKSAKDSGVCIVSKHDGVIERVSSNEIWVRRVETVDGKPVNGDLVKHKLHKFTRSNQGTCINQRPLARKGDIVKKGDILADGPSTEQGELALGRNVVVAFMTWEGYNYEDAILLSEKLVKEDVYTSIHIEEYESEARDTKLGPEEITRDIPNVGEDALKNLDERGIIRVGAEISAGDILVGKVTPKGVTELTAEERLLHAIFGEKAREVRDTSLRVPHGTDGIVVDVKVFTRENGDELPPGVNQLVRAYIAQKRKISEGDKMAGRHGNKGVIARILPEEDMPFMPDGTPVEVVLNPLGVPSRMNIGQVLEVHLGLACKRLGIHAATPVFDGAREYDVFDAMEEAGIQRNGKTVLYDGRTGECFEREVTVGVMYMIKLAHMVDDKIHARSTGPYSLVTQQPLGGKAQFGGQRFGEMEVWALEAYGAAYTLQEILTVKSDDVVGRVKTYESIVKGENVPEPGVPESFKVLIKELQSLGMDVKILNADENEIEMKEIDDEDEGTGDKLNLNLEGAEAGAE